CACTCTTCGTCGTAACATATCCATCTCGAACATACCTAGTTTACAGAATAAGAGAAATAGGTGATGGCAGTAGAACATAATGCTCCAACAAAATTGCTGACCATACAAATAAGCACGCACTCAGGTGCAAGGTAACCAAAGGTGCCAACAATTCTAGATGCCGCAGCCCCAACTTCAGGAGAATGTTCTAATAACTTGACCAGTCCAAAATCTGCAATCTGGTTAAAACCAACACAATCACCATGAGCAagcttattaataatttatCTTGTTTCAATGACCACGGCTCCATGGAATATCGATCGCACACTAATGGTTTCTGAATCATTAGTTCACAgaataaaaattatcaatgaaaaaaaaaatagcgaATGCTTAAAAGATCATTTCGCACCTTAGCGCGAAATTTGGCATCTAAAAGAATATTACTTGTCTTGACATCCCGATGAACATAGTATGGCTTTGTGTGCTCATGTATGTGCTCGAGTCCTTTAGCAGCATCAAGAGCTATCTGAACACGTGTAGTCCAAGGAAGACATCCACATTCTGCACATGCATCAAAGTTCAGCAACCAATAGTAGTGTTTTTACAAATATAAGCCCCCCATTAGACTTCTCCAGAGCTCAAACaatctttccttttttgtttttgttttttaatgaaaagacatctaacaATCTGTTTCTACATGAACTTAATTGAGATGGAAATTGCACTCTTGCGTGAAGAGAACCCTAGATGCGTCAGAGATAATTGCACTCGCAACCATATTGGCACAAAAGCACTTCATAGATCAACTTAGAACCAAAAGCAGCCTGAGCTACAAAGTCAATGACAATTGATGTTTTATGTAAAAGTATGAACTTACTCCTAGTGAAACAAGAATGGGATTCACTAGATTATAATATCAGAGCCATCAATCAGTAAACACAAACCTTTGAGGATGTGCTTGCGCAGATGATCACTCAGTGCACCATTTTGGGCATACTCATATACAAGAAACAAAGAGTCCCCACCAGCCGCATATCCAATAAGCTCAATCTAATTATAATTTTCACAAAAAGGCAATCAATGTAAGTTCAGGAAGAAGAAATAACAAGAAAAATGCATGGGTTGCCATGCAAAATGTATCCTAATCTCAAACAGCAAAAAGTATCATTTGTAGACAACTGCACATGCAAGTATGatcaaaagaaatattaaaaCGGCATTCATCGAATGAGCAAAGATGACTCATACCAAGTTTGTGTGGTGAACGTTGCAAAGAATATTCACCTCTGACAAAAACTCCTTTGACTTGGTATTTTTCATCTGTTTGATGGCCACATCCTATATAAACACAAAGGATCCTTTGGTTGGCTAAAGTCTACAATTTATGAAACTATACGATGAAGAGAAAAATAGCTCTTCTCACTCACAGTTCCTCTTAATTTTCCAAGGTAAACAGATCCATAAGATCCTTGACCAATCTTGAAATGAATACTAAAGTTCGAAGTTGCATCACAGATTTCATGGTAAGGAAAAACAGTAGTTTTATCTGAATTAATTGAGGAAACCACACTTTCTTCAGATTCTGCCAAGGAAATACCAAATGAAGTAACATGTCAGGGGTGGAATACTGTTAATCTAAAACATATTTTAACTACAAGTGCCGACTCTTACTGTTATTGTAAAAGTCATTGGAATAATAGTGCATGCAATCCCTTCTCCGTGAATAAGACATTGACGGTTCAGATCCCTTCCTTTTGTAGAAGTTCCAAAAAATGAGTATAAACGATAACAGGATGACAGAAGAAATGCCAACGGTAGCtccaacaataataatatggGTATGTGATTTTGATACTTTTCTGGCCCCGGTATCTGCAATGCAGGACACTCGCATATGATTACTGACGTAGATGTAAGAGTCAAAAGAATTTTTCCTTCACCTGAGTATCAAGGTCGTTCAAAAGAGCATAACAATGAGTCTTATGGATTTAAGTTTTTACTCGTTGGAGTAAATACAGTAAGGGCAGTATGCTGATAGAGTTATAAGATCATTGATATCTAAGTGCTTCAAGGGCATTAGAGATAAATGAACAGTTGATAAAATGTCAAAGTCAAACAGTTAAAATAGGATTCATTTGAGAGTTAAAGAAGTTCAGATATATAATTTTCAGATTAGATGTCGATGGTGGAGAAAAGAGAAGTTTGTTGCTAGTACCAACCTTCATCATTGAGTGTGGTGAGATTTTCAAGGCCTGCTCAAGAAACAAACACGAAAATAATTAGCTGCTGACCCCATTCTCTGAAATACTAAGTGTTAATCGCCCGTATGGGGACTGAATAGAAAAACATTCAAGCTAGAATCACTGAGGTCACTGAACAAAATACAAGCCTTAAGCAGCAAAACAAACATGTGGAAATTTGTCGATCTTTTAAGGGAGAACTTGAGAATAGTTTACAATATATGCTCCGAAAAACTTATTTCCAAGTGTTTTAAGTAATGATATAGGACTTGTTAATTGCACCAAACAAGCCTGTCTCTGGAAAGACAGGATGACTTCCCACAAATGCTGCAGATTTTGTTGCTCAAGTTTGCATATACAAGCCATAAAGGATACTCACAACCAGAAACAAAATCAGAACCAATTTCttgtataaaaatttaaaatgcaTCACTAAAAAGAAGCTGTTATGAAATATAAGAAAGGAGGGCCTTCTTACCTGGATCCGGGATAAAAATTATATCTCCAACATGAATAAGATTCACTTTCTCCAGCTTATTCAATCTGGCAGTATTATTGAGATCAGCTTGAAACCGAGAACAGATTGTAAAAAGTGTATCACCCTTTTGGATCTTGTACGATACAAAATATGTACTCTCTAAACACCCACACAAAAGATCTAGAGTCACAGTTTGTGATGGAATTAACACTTTGTCTGGCTTTTCCACCACAAAAGATCCCAATTTCAATGAGACACTCTCCCATGTATCCCCTGGTTGGACTGTATAATCCGTGTGCCAAGAGAACTCAGTATGGTCAGGAAAGCAGCTACAATTTATCGCTATCAAGAAACCATCAACGGTTCTAATAACTACTTCAGGATTCACATTGAATATGGAAGAGGTTTCTTCCAGGGTTTTCGTGGTATTTGGTACATAGTACAGTGAAGCATGACAAGACTCAGTAGTTAAAGATGCATTGCACGACATTGGAAAGAGATGAAAGCTTTGACaaacaaatgaaattgaaatcaacaccataaaacacaacaaaactTCTCCACTAGTAACATCCATAATGCACACCTTTCTCCGCTATAGAAGTTGCTTCTTTGAGCTCACAgagtaaaccaaaaaaaaaaaaacaaaaaacaacagaCAACGTTATTCCTCTTTTTCTGAAAACAAATTGCTTCTTAAATTTTCTCCTTTCTCCTACAATTTCTCTTCAAGTTGAAATTAAAGGCACCCCATCAACAGTAGAGAACTCAATgctatgaaaaacaaaacaaaaattcgCAACAGAGGCTCAAAAACAGAATAATTTCTCCGTAGTTTCTCAATGCAAAAATCATCAACCAAAAAACCCAGAAATGGTTTCTACGAACATGAAAAACCCACAAATTGGTCTTCCATAAAAGTAACAAATAAATaagataataaaataagaagGCAAGTCAAGCAAATACTGCCAagtggaaaaaagaaaacacagtaGGAAAGAGTAGTCACCATGAGACATGAGAAGAGTCCAAGAATATCATTAAATTGG
This genomic window from Tripterygium wilfordii isolate XIE 37 chromosome 9, ASM1340144v1, whole genome shotgun sequence contains:
- the LOC120004979 gene encoding lysM domain receptor-like kinase 3 isoform X3 yields the protein MSHVQPGDTWESVSLKLGSFVVEKPDKVLIPSQTVTLDLLCGCLESTYFVSYKIQKGDTLFTICSRFQADLNNTARLNKLEKVNLIHVGDIIFIPDPGLENLTTLNDEDTGARKVSKSHTHIIIVGATVGISSVILLSFILIFWNFYKRKGSEPSMSYSRRRDCMHYYSNDFYNNKSEESVVSSINSDKTTVFPYHEICDATSNFSIHFKIGQGSYGSVYLGKLRGTDVAIKQMKNTKSKEFLSEVNILCNVHHTNLIELIGYAAGGDSLFLVYEYAQNGALSDHLRKHILKECGCLPWTTRVQIALDAAKGLEHIHEHTKPYYVHRDVKTSNILLDAKFRAKIADFGLVKLLEHSPEVGAAASRIVGTFGYLAPEYVRDGYVTTKSDVYSFGVVLMELITGQPALSKDTGPGSGQYHEHRSLVEYILSALSDHLDSPTKLTKCIDPSLTYYHKESLLQMALLSKDCVDDNRNQRPEMSKVVLRLSHILMCSREWEDLERQCTKSNHFSHLAS
- the LOC120004979 gene encoding lysM domain receptor-like kinase 3 isoform X1, with amino-acid sequence MDVTSGEVLLCFMVLISISFVCQSFHLFPMSCNASLTTESCHASLYYVPNTTKTLEETSSIFNVNPEVVIRTVDGFLIAINCSCFPDHTEFSWHTDYTVQPGDTWESVSLKLGSFVVEKPDKVLIPSQTVTLDLLCGCLESTYFVSYKIQKGDTLFTICSRFQADLNNTARLNKLEKVNLIHVGDIIFIPDPGLENLTTLNDEDTGARKVSKSHTHIIIVGATVGISSVILLSFILIFWNFYKRKGSEPSMSYSRRRDCMHYYSNDFYNNKSEESVVSSINSDKTTVFPYHEICDATSNFSIHFKIGQGSYGSVYLGKLRGTDVAIKQMKNTKSKEFLSEVNILCNVHHTNLIELIGYAAGGDSLFLVYEYAQNGALSDHLRKHILKECGCLPWTTRVQIALDAAKGLEHIHEHTKPYYVHRDVKTSNILLDAKFRAKIADFGLVKLLEHSPEVGAAASRIVGTFGYLAPEYVRDGYVTTKSDVYSFGVVLMELITGQPALSKDTGPGSGQYHEHRSLVEYILSALSDHLDSPTKLTKCIDPSLTYYHKESLLQMALLSKDCVDDNRNQRPEMSKVVLRLSHILMCSREWEDLERQCTKSNHFSHLAS
- the LOC120004979 gene encoding lysM domain receptor-like kinase 3 isoform X2, which gives rise to MSHAINCSCFPDHTEFSWHTDYTVQPGDTWESVSLKLGSFVVEKPDKVLIPSQTVTLDLLCGCLESTYFVSYKIQKGDTLFTICSRFQADLNNTARLNKLEKVNLIHVGDIIFIPDPGLENLTTLNDEDTGARKVSKSHTHIIIVGATVGISSVILLSFILIFWNFYKRKGSEPSMSYSRRRDCMHYYSNDFYNNKSEESVVSSINSDKTTVFPYHEICDATSNFSIHFKIGQGSYGSVYLGKLRGTDVAIKQMKNTKSKEFLSEVNILCNVHHTNLIELIGYAAGGDSLFLVYEYAQNGALSDHLRKHILKECGCLPWTTRVQIALDAAKGLEHIHEHTKPYYVHRDVKTSNILLDAKFRAKIADFGLVKLLEHSPEVGAAASRIVGTFGYLAPEYVRDGYVTTKSDVYSFGVVLMELITGQPALSKDTGPGSGQYHEHRSLVEYILSALSDHLDSPTKLTKCIDPSLTYYHKESLLQMALLSKDCVDDNRNQRPEMSKVVLRLSHILMCSREWEDLERQCTKSNHFSHLAS